A window of the Dioscorea cayenensis subsp. rotundata cultivar TDr96_F1 chromosome 14, TDr96_F1_v2_PseudoChromosome.rev07_lg8_w22 25.fasta, whole genome shotgun sequence genome harbors these coding sequences:
- the LOC120276058 gene encoding erythroid differentiation-related factor 1-like, with amino-acid sequence MDDGAGELQCVGRLEVAKPKPAVGFLCGTLPVLTDAPAFHSALLVPSPLTIGAPRYQMLPAETDLNTLPLLSGIPEKVIPASTGASEGLQWESNPVNQNLSTKCEALAVSGLTEYGDELDVVAPADILKQIFKMPYSKAQLSIAVQRIGDTLILNTGPDVQEGDKVFRKQTSQSKGCDPSIFLNFAMHSVRAEACDCPPTHTSPAEKQSTSTILPGRVTPACSHVGEAQFFDGNNNGNQNQGNCDKFFWGGKQSKHKSRRHNPIRKASQAGEKSRCPIQESDKFRRVGNNGFLRVLFWKFHNFRMLLGSDLLLLSNEKYVAVSLHLWDVSRQVTPLTWLEAWLDNVMASVPELAICYHQNGVVQGYELIKTDDIFLLKGISEDGTPAFHPQVVQQNGLSVLRFLQDNCKTRSWWPT; translated from the exons ATGGATGATGGTGCAGGAGAGCTGCAGTGCGTGGGGAGGCTGGAGGTGGCAAAACCCAAGCCCGCCGTTGGTTTTCTCTGCGGCACACTTCCTGTGCTCACCGACGCCCCTGCTTTCCATTCCGCCCTTCTTGTCCCCTCCCCCTTGAC GATTGGGGCTCCGAGGTACCAGATGCTGCCGGCTGAGACCGATTTGAATACGCTTCCTTTGCTCTCTGGAATTCCGGAGAAGGTTATCCCAGCCTCTACCGGAGCCAGTGAAG GATTACAATGGGAAAGTAATCCAGTAAATCAAAATTTGTCAACTAAATGTGAGGCACTAGCTGTATCTGGCCTTACTGAGTATGGTGATGAATTAGACGTCGTTGCTCCAGCTGACATTTTGAAGCAAATCTTTAAAATGCCTTACTCAAAAGCTCAGCTATCTATTGCTGTTCAGCGTATTGGAGATACTCTCATCTTGAATACAGG CCCTGATGTGCAAGAGGGAGATAAGGTGTTTAGGAAACAAACCAGCCAATCCAAAGGATGTGATCCGTCTATATTTCTGAACTTTGCAATGCACTCAGTAAGAGCTGAGGCTTGTGACTGCCCACCTACTCACACCTCACCAGCAGAAAAGCAATCAACCTCCACTATTTTGCCTGGACGAGTAACCCCTGCTTGTTCACATGTTGGTGAAGCCCAATTTTTTGATGGAAATAATAATGGTAATCAGAATCAAGGGAATTGTGACAAATTCTTTTGGGGTGGCAAACAGAGTAAACATAAAAGCAGAAGGCATAATCCTATCAGGAAAGCTTCGCAAGCTGGTGAAAAGTCTAGATGCCCTATCCAAGAATCAGATAAGTTTCGGAGAGTTGGTAATAATGGTTTTCTCcgggttttgttttggaaatttcACAATTTTCGCATGCTTTTGGGTAGTGACTTGCTTCTGCTAAGCAATGAGAAATATGTTGCCGTGAGCCTTCACTTATGGGATGTATCGAGACAG GTGACACCATTGACATGGCTTGAAGCCTGGCTTGACAATGTTATGGCAAGTGTGCCCGAGTTAGCTATATGTTACCATCAAAATGGTGTTGTTCAAGGTTATGAGCTTATCAAAACAGATGACATATTCCTACTTAAAGGCATATCAGAGGATGGCACCCCAGCATTTCATCCACAAGTTGTTCAACAAAATGGGCTTTCGGTTTTGAGATTTCTTCAGGACAATTGCAAAACAAGATCCTG GTGGcccacataa